In the genome of Coregonus clupeaformis isolate EN_2021a chromosome 1, ASM2061545v1, whole genome shotgun sequence, one region contains:
- the dnajc9 gene encoding dnaJ homolog subfamily C member 9, with product MGLLDQCEELFKTSNLYDVIGVTNDATEAEVRRGYYKVSLQVHPDRSPGDGQATAKFQALGKVYAVLSDKDQRAIYDEQGIVDEESDSLDQDRNWEEYWRTMFPKITLQDILNFEKSYKDSEEEKHDLMRVYEEHKGDMDRIMENVLCATQEDEPRIRAILQCAIDSKALRSHKAFTNESAKKKSSRKRKADKERKEAEEMQKEMGLDSEDSLVAMIKKNQKSKEAGFNSLMDNLEAKYCKKRPSSSSGRKGKK from the exons ATGGGTTTACTGGATCAGTGTGAGGAGCTGTTCAAGACGTCAAACCTTTATGATGTCATCGGTGTCACAAATGATGCAACGGAGGCAGAGGTTCGACGGGGTTATTATAAAGTTTCACTACAAGTCCACCCTGACAGATCACCAGGTGACGGGCAAGCCACTGCCAAGTTCCAG GCTCTAGGGAAGGTGTATGCAGTGTTGAGTGACAAAGACCAAAGGGCCATTTACGATGAGCAGGGCATAGTAGACGAGGAGTCCGACTCACTTGACCAAGATCGTAATTGGGAAGAGTATTGGAGAACAATGTTTCCTAAG ATCACACTTCAAGACATCCTGAACTTTGAGAAGTCCTACAAGGACTCTGAGGAAGAAAAGCATGATCTGATGCGGGTCTATGAGGAGCACAAGGGCGACATGGACAGGATCATGGAAAACGTGCTTTGTGCCACCCAGGAGGACGAGCCACGGATCAGAGCCATCCTCCAGTGCGCCATCGACTCCAAGGCGCTGCGGTCTCACAAGGCTTTCACCAACGAGAGTGCTAAGAAGAAAAGCAGCCGCAAACGCAAG GCCGATAAAGAGCGTAAAGAAGCAGAGGAGATGCAGAAAGAGATGGGCCTGGATAGCGAGGACAGCCTGGTGGCCATGATCAAG AAAAATCAGAAGTCAAAAGAGGCAGGCTTTAACAGTTTGATGGATAACCTGGAGGCAAAGTACTGCAAGAAAAGACCGAGCTCCTCCTCAGGAAGAAAGGGAAAGAAGTGA
- the nudt13 gene encoding nucleoside diphosphate-linked moiety X motif 13, protein MLQPLRILFRPKWMVSRSSASYVSRMRHLNKIKEEDEACRAALQSGNIFLYHELAPLLRRTDSGIYQLPALQTKDVEGILEKLGEDKEMVKESILINCTEQNKAQFSFDVGAIEQTAVEELCRGTFVDLRKAFFLLRGSEAPLVARGQALLRWHQTNGFCSFSGQPTHRNQSGSQRVCHSSGITYYPKMSPVVIVLVSDGKRCLLGRQSTFPRGMYSALAGFCDIGETMEEALRREIAEEVGLEVESIQYSGSQHWPFPQSSFMVACHATVNPDKTQVSVDKVELEDARWFSLEEVQEALTFKAPPRNNKGEPTVFWVPPSYAIANRLIQEWANQQHLKS, encoded by the exons ATGCTCCAGCCACTGAGGATTCTCTTCAGACCCAAGTGGATGGTCTCACGGTCCTCTGCCAGCTATGTGTCCAGGATGAG GCACTTGAATAAGATAAAGGAGGAGGATGAGGCGTGTCGAGCAGCATTGCAGTCTGGGAATATTTTCCTTTATCACGAACTGGCTCCTCTACTGCGGCGGACTGACAGTGGAATATACCAGCTCCCAGCTCTCCAGACCAAAG ATGTAGAAGGGATTCTGGAAAAGCTTGGAGAGGACAAGGAGATGGTGAAGGAATCCATTCTCATCAACTGCACTGAACAGAACAAAGCACAGTTCTCCTTTGATGTTG GGGCGATAGAGCAGACTGCTGTGGAGGAGCTGTGTAGAGGAACCTTCGTAGACCTGAGGAAAGCCTTCTTCCTACTGAGAGGGTCTGAGGCACCGCTTGTAGCCAGA GGGCAGGCTCTCCTTCGCTGGCACCAGACCAATGGCTTCTGTAGCTTCAGTGGGCAGCCCACCCATAGGAACCAGTCTGGCAGTCAGCGTGTGTGTCACAGCAGTGGGATCACTTATTACCCTAAG ATGTCTCCGGTGGTGATCGTACTGGTGTCTGATGGGAAACGGTGTTTGCTGGGGAGGCAGTCCACCTTCCCACGGGGGATGTACAGTGCACTGGCAGGCTTCTGTGACATAG GTGAGACCATGGAGGAGGCGCTCCGCAGGGAGATAGCTGAGGAGGTGGGGCTGGAGGTAGAGTCTATCCAGTACTCAGGCTCTCAGCACTGGCCCTTCCCACAGAGCTCCTTCATGGTGGCCTGTCACGCCACCGTCAACCCAGACAAGACACAG GTCAGTGTGGATAAGGTGGAGTTAGAGGATGCACGGTGGTTCAGCCTAGAGGAAGTCCAAGAGGCTCTGACGTTCAAGGCGCCACCACGGAACAACAAAGGAGAGCCCACTGTGTTCTGGGTCCCACCAAGCTACGCCATAGCTAACCGGCTGATCCAGGAATGGGCCAATCAACAACACCTCAAATCATAG